A stretch of the Medicago truncatula cultivar Jemalong A17 chromosome 5, MtrunA17r5.0-ANR, whole genome shotgun sequence genome encodes the following:
- the LOC11429369 gene encoding cell division topological specificity factor homolog, chloroplastic: MAISGDIRVTATLPLHRSHPLLPTTSFIPPKVDFHCFLNGGSCISGFTPKRSTMTTVRSNMRGYHKPVFAVLGGSNFSSKSGSQEAENFLLDAVNMSFFERLNLAWKIVFPSAVSKKSSVARIAKQRLKMILFSDRCEVSDEAKQKIVSNIVRALSDFVEIESQDKVQLSVSADTDIGTIYSVTVPVRRVKPEYQVVDETGTITNIEYKDTGDISGSVDVRFDFYVQDETS; encoded by the exons ATGGCGATTTCCGGCGACATTAGAGTCACTGCAACTCTTCCACTCCATCGCTCACACCCTCTTCTTCCAACCACTTCTTTTATTCCTCCAAAG GTCGATTTTCATTGTTTCTTAAATGGAGGGTCCTGCATATCTGGATTCACCCCAAAACGTTCCACCATGACAACTGTACGAAGCAATATGCGTGGCTATCACAAGCCTGTTTTTGCAGTCCTTGGAGGTTCTAATTTTTCATCAAAGTCAGGTAGCCAAGAAGCCGAGAACTTTCTCCTTGATGCTGTTAATATGAGTTTCTTTGAGCGTTTAAATTTGGCTTGGAAGATAGTTTTCCCATCAGCAGTGTCTAAGAAAAGCTCTGTTGCTAGGATTGCCAAGCAACGTTTGAAGATGATTTTGTTCTCTGATCGATGTGAAGTAAGTGATGAGGCAAAGCAAAAAATAGTTAGCAACATTGTGCGTGCTCTATCAGATTTTGTGGAAATAGAATCACAAGATAAAGTTCAGTTGAGTGTCTCTGCAGATACAGATATTGGAACCATTTACTCTGTTACAGTGCCCGTACGGCGGGTTAAACCAGAATATCAAGTGGTGGATGAAACTGGGACAATAACAAATATTGAGTATAAGGACACCGGAGATATTTCAGGTTCTGTTGATGTTAGATTTGATTTCTATGTTCAGGATGAAACGTcttga